In Calliopsis andreniformis isolate RMS-2024a chromosome 6, iyCalAndr_principal, whole genome shotgun sequence, a single genomic region encodes these proteins:
- the LOC143181094 gene encoding uncharacterized protein LOC143181094 isoform X1 codes for MESVESSKMEYTLEDAWGTLKDNEEERQYEIENLVRLIVNSGSVSANQIGEAEEIRKKQHKLCHNLVNQVVKEEPRDYPVPKTSDLIVEAVIQLEKEVHSVYRVHENMEAMLSEIKEDISYLKDKMMGLDKMKTASLNAAKLLATANYNREYRTVRSMFKEVKEDLFTVVNKIFPENEKFHKYLATLISQYTKGGDDLYVDVTPETYDLVNFLLEADIIKHHSTDKTKVKLANML; via the exons ATGGAAAGTGTAGAAAGTTCAAAGATGGAATATACATTGGAGGATGCTTGGGGAACGCTGAAAGATAATGAAGAGGAGCGACAATACGAAATAGAAAATTTAGTAAGACTAATTGTAAATAGCGGTTCAGTAAGTGCAAATCAGATTGGTGAAGCAGAGGAAATAAGGAAGAAACAACATAAGTTATGTCACAATTTAGTAAATCAAGTAGTTAAGGAAGAGCCCAGAGATTATCCTGTTCCAAAAACGTCTGATTTAATTGTTGAAGCTGTGATACAGCTAGAGAAAGAAGTTCACAGTGTGTACAGAGTTCACGAGAATATGGAAGCAATGCTTTCAGAGATAAAAGAAGATATATCTTA TTTAAAAGACAAAATGATGGGTCTTGACAAAATGAAGACGGCTTCTTTAAATGCTGCTAAATTGTTAGCTACTGCAAATTATAATAGAGAATATAGAACAGTGAGAAGCATGTTCAAGGAAGTGAAAGAAGATTTG TTTACTGTAGTGAATAAGATCTTCCCAGAGAATGAAAAATTCCATAAATACTTAGCG ACGCTAATCTCACAATACACAAAGGGTGGTGATGATTTATATGTAGATGTTACGCCTGAGACTTATGATTTAGTAAATTTTTTACTCGAAGCAGATATTATTAAGCATCATAGTACGGATAAAACTAAAGTCAAGTTAGCAAATATGTTATAA
- the Cpr gene encoding cytochrome P450 reductase isoform X2, with protein sequence MAGSPELENEGKTEVLDEPLFSPLDIVLLSALLLAALWWLMRRNKQEEYTPLTKSYSIQPTLYPTVQPSDNSFIKKLKTSGRSLVVFYGSQTGTAEEFAGRLAKEGIRYKMKGMVADPEECDMEELIHLKTIPNSLAVFCLATYGEGDPTDNAMEFVDWLKNGDADLNGLNYAVFGLGNKTYEHYNEVAIYVDHKLEQLGATRVYELGLGDDDANIEDDFITWKDKFWPAVCDFFGIEGAGEDVSIRQYKLTEHVDLPIERIYTGEIARLHSFKNQRAPYDAKNPYLAPVKVNRELHGPTSERSCMHIEFDIEGSKMRYEAGDHLAVYPVNNAELVNKIGERCGVNLDTIFTLTNTDEESTKKHPFPCPCSYRTALTNYLDITSNPRTHILKELAEYCSDPADKEKLKVMASTSAEGKAAYQQWVVQENRNIVHILEDIPSLKPTLDHLCELLPRLQCRYYSISSSPKLHPTSVHITAVVVEYKTPTGRINRGVTTSWLKEKHPTDPPSYVPIFVRKSQFRLPTRLSTPIVMIGPGTGIAPFRAFIQERDLARREGKEVGDTILYFGCRKSNEDYLYKDELEEYVKSGTLVLHTAFSREQAHKVYVTHLLENNKDELWRVIGEKNGHVYVCGDAKNMARDVHNILLKVVMEKGNLSELDAANYIKKMDSQKRYSSDVWS encoded by the exons ATGGCGGGTTCCCCGGAACTGGAGAATGAGGGAAAAACGGAAGTTCTAGATGAACCACTTTTTAGTCCTTTGGATATTGTACTTCTTAGTGCACTTTTATTAGCTGCATTATGGTGGTTAATGCGACGAAATAAACAAGAAGAGTATACGCCACTTACCAAGTCCTATTCCATCCA GCCAACATTATACCCTACGGTACAACCATCAGACAATtcattcataaaaaaattaaaaacgtcAGGGAGAAGTCTAGTTGTTTTCTATGGTAGTCAAACTGGAACTGCTGAAGAATTTGCAGGTCGGTTAGCTAAAGAAGGTATTCGATACAAAATGAAGGGAATGGTGGCTGATCCTGAAGAATGTGATATG GAAGAATTAATACATCTAAAAACAATTCCAAACAGTTTAGCAGTATTCTGCTTAGCTACATATGGAGAAGGTGATCCAACCGATAATGCTATGGAATTTGTTGACTGGCTCAAAAATGGTGATGCTGATCTTAATGGATTAAACTATGCT GTATTTGGACTTGGTAACAAGACTTATGAACATTACAATGAAGTGGCAATATATGTTGATCATAAATTGGAACAACTTGGTGCAACACGTGTTTATGAACTTGGCTTGGGTGATGATGATGCGAA TATAGAAGATGATTTCATCACGTGGAAAGACAAGTTTTGGCCAGCTGTCTGTGATTTCTTTGGAATTGAAGGTGCCGGTGAAGATGTTAGCATTCGGCAATACAAACTAACCGAACACGTTGATTTACCAATTGAGCGTATTTATACTGGTGAGATAGCTCGTCTTCACTCTTTCAAGAATCAGAGAGC GCCATATGATGCAAAGAATCCTTATTTGGCACCAGTTAAAGTCAATCGCGAACTTCATGGTCCAACTTCAGAAAGGTCATGTATGCACATAGAATTTGATATAGAAGGCTCAAAGATGCGTTATGAAGCTGGTGACCATTTGGCAGTGTATCCCGTAAATAATGCAGAATTAGTTAATAAAATTGGAGAACGATGTGGCGTTAATTTAGATACTATATTTACTCTTACAAACACAGACG AGGAATCTACTAAGAAGCATCCATTCCCCTGTCCATGTTCTTACAGAACTGCTTTAACTAACTATTTAGATATTACTAGCAATCCACGTACACATATTCTTAAAGAGTTAGCAGAGTATTGTAGTGATCCAGCAGATAAAGAaaagttgaaagtaatggcatcgaCTAGTGCAGAAGGCAAAGCTGCTTATCAACAATGGGTAGTtcaagaaaatagaaatattgtaCACATTCTAGAAGACATTCCTAGTTTAAAACCAACTTTGGATCATTTGTGCGAACTTTTGCCGAGATTGCAATGCCGTTACTATTCAATATCCTCGTCTCCTAAG CTCCATCCAACATCAGTTCATATTACTGCAGTTGTGGTGGAATATAAAACTCCTACGGGTAGAATTAATCGAGGTGTAACTACCAGTTGGTTAAAAGAGAAACATCCGACGGATCCACCATCCTATGTTCCCATTTTTGTACGGAAATCTCAATTCCGTTTGCCAACGCGTCTGTCAACTCCTATTGTTATGATTGGACCGGGTACTGGTATAGCACCATTTAGAGCATTTATACAAGAACGTGATCTTGCCCGAAGGGAAG GCAAGGAAGTCGGAGATACAATTTTGTACTTTGGATGCAGGAAGAGCAACGAGGACTATTTATATAAAGACGAACTTGAGGAGTATGTGAAAAGTGGTACTCTAGTTTTACATACTGCATTTAGTAGAGAACAAGCTCACAAAGTGTATGTTACGCATTTATTGGAGAACAATAAAGATGAATTATGGAGAGTAATTGGTGAAAAGAATGGACATGTATATGTCTGTGG TGACGCTAAAAATATGGCACGTGACGTCCATAATATTTTATTGAAAGTCGTAATGGAGAAAGGAAATCTATCAGAACTTGATGCTGCAAACTATATCAAGAAAATGGACTCACAAAAACGCTATTCAAGCGATGTATGGAGTTGA
- the Cpr gene encoding cytochrome P450 reductase isoform X1 codes for MDLPTVSASQPQAVRMAGSPELENEGKTEVLDEPLFSPLDIVLLSALLLAALWWLMRRNKQEEYTPLTKSYSIQPTLYPTVQPSDNSFIKKLKTSGRSLVVFYGSQTGTAEEFAGRLAKEGIRYKMKGMVADPEECDMEELIHLKTIPNSLAVFCLATYGEGDPTDNAMEFVDWLKNGDADLNGLNYAVFGLGNKTYEHYNEVAIYVDHKLEQLGATRVYELGLGDDDANIEDDFITWKDKFWPAVCDFFGIEGAGEDVSIRQYKLTEHVDLPIERIYTGEIARLHSFKNQRAPYDAKNPYLAPVKVNRELHGPTSERSCMHIEFDIEGSKMRYEAGDHLAVYPVNNAELVNKIGERCGVNLDTIFTLTNTDEESTKKHPFPCPCSYRTALTNYLDITSNPRTHILKELAEYCSDPADKEKLKVMASTSAEGKAAYQQWVVQENRNIVHILEDIPSLKPTLDHLCELLPRLQCRYYSISSSPKLHPTSVHITAVVVEYKTPTGRINRGVTTSWLKEKHPTDPPSYVPIFVRKSQFRLPTRLSTPIVMIGPGTGIAPFRAFIQERDLARREGKEVGDTILYFGCRKSNEDYLYKDELEEYVKSGTLVLHTAFSREQAHKVYVTHLLENNKDELWRVIGEKNGHVYVCGDAKNMARDVHNILLKVVMEKGNLSELDAANYIKKMDSQKRYSSDVWS; via the exons ACTGTAAGCGCATCACAACCTCAAGCGGTAAGAATGGCGGGTTCCCCGGAACTGGAGAATGAGGGAAAAACGGAAGTTCTAGATGAACCACTTTTTAGTCCTTTGGATATTGTACTTCTTAGTGCACTTTTATTAGCTGCATTATGGTGGTTAATGCGACGAAATAAACAAGAAGAGTATACGCCACTTACCAAGTCCTATTCCATCCA GCCAACATTATACCCTACGGTACAACCATCAGACAATtcattcataaaaaaattaaaaacgtcAGGGAGAAGTCTAGTTGTTTTCTATGGTAGTCAAACTGGAACTGCTGAAGAATTTGCAGGTCGGTTAGCTAAAGAAGGTATTCGATACAAAATGAAGGGAATGGTGGCTGATCCTGAAGAATGTGATATG GAAGAATTAATACATCTAAAAACAATTCCAAACAGTTTAGCAGTATTCTGCTTAGCTACATATGGAGAAGGTGATCCAACCGATAATGCTATGGAATTTGTTGACTGGCTCAAAAATGGTGATGCTGATCTTAATGGATTAAACTATGCT GTATTTGGACTTGGTAACAAGACTTATGAACATTACAATGAAGTGGCAATATATGTTGATCATAAATTGGAACAACTTGGTGCAACACGTGTTTATGAACTTGGCTTGGGTGATGATGATGCGAA TATAGAAGATGATTTCATCACGTGGAAAGACAAGTTTTGGCCAGCTGTCTGTGATTTCTTTGGAATTGAAGGTGCCGGTGAAGATGTTAGCATTCGGCAATACAAACTAACCGAACACGTTGATTTACCAATTGAGCGTATTTATACTGGTGAGATAGCTCGTCTTCACTCTTTCAAGAATCAGAGAGC GCCATATGATGCAAAGAATCCTTATTTGGCACCAGTTAAAGTCAATCGCGAACTTCATGGTCCAACTTCAGAAAGGTCATGTATGCACATAGAATTTGATATAGAAGGCTCAAAGATGCGTTATGAAGCTGGTGACCATTTGGCAGTGTATCCCGTAAATAATGCAGAATTAGTTAATAAAATTGGAGAACGATGTGGCGTTAATTTAGATACTATATTTACTCTTACAAACACAGACG AGGAATCTACTAAGAAGCATCCATTCCCCTGTCCATGTTCTTACAGAACTGCTTTAACTAACTATTTAGATATTACTAGCAATCCACGTACACATATTCTTAAAGAGTTAGCAGAGTATTGTAGTGATCCAGCAGATAAAGAaaagttgaaagtaatggcatcgaCTAGTGCAGAAGGCAAAGCTGCTTATCAACAATGGGTAGTtcaagaaaatagaaatattgtaCACATTCTAGAAGACATTCCTAGTTTAAAACCAACTTTGGATCATTTGTGCGAACTTTTGCCGAGATTGCAATGCCGTTACTATTCAATATCCTCGTCTCCTAAG CTCCATCCAACATCAGTTCATATTACTGCAGTTGTGGTGGAATATAAAACTCCTACGGGTAGAATTAATCGAGGTGTAACTACCAGTTGGTTAAAAGAGAAACATCCGACGGATCCACCATCCTATGTTCCCATTTTTGTACGGAAATCTCAATTCCGTTTGCCAACGCGTCTGTCAACTCCTATTGTTATGATTGGACCGGGTACTGGTATAGCACCATTTAGAGCATTTATACAAGAACGTGATCTTGCCCGAAGGGAAG GCAAGGAAGTCGGAGATACAATTTTGTACTTTGGATGCAGGAAGAGCAACGAGGACTATTTATATAAAGACGAACTTGAGGAGTATGTGAAAAGTGGTACTCTAGTTTTACATACTGCATTTAGTAGAGAACAAGCTCACAAAGTGTATGTTACGCATTTATTGGAGAACAATAAAGATGAATTATGGAGAGTAATTGGTGAAAAGAATGGACATGTATATGTCTGTGG TGACGCTAAAAATATGGCACGTGACGTCCATAATATTTTATTGAAAGTCGTAATGGAGAAAGGAAATCTATCAGAACTTGATGCTGCAAACTATATCAAGAAAATGGACTCACAAAAACGCTATTCAAGCGATGTATGGAGTTGA
- the LOC143181094 gene encoding uncharacterized protein LOC143181094 isoform X2 produces MEYTLEDAWGTLKDNEEERQYEIENLVRLIVNSGSVSANQIGEAEEIRKKQHKLCHNLVNQVVKEEPRDYPVPKTSDLIVEAVIQLEKEVHSVYRVHENMEAMLSEIKEDISYLKDKMMGLDKMKTASLNAAKLLATANYNREYRTVRSMFKEVKEDLFTVVNKIFPENEKFHKYLATLISQYTKGGDDLYVDVTPETYDLVNFLLEADIIKHHSTDKTKVKLANML; encoded by the exons ATGGAATATACATTGGAGGATGCTTGGGGAACGCTGAAAGATAATGAAGAGGAGCGACAATACGAAATAGAAAATTTAGTAAGACTAATTGTAAATAGCGGTTCAGTAAGTGCAAATCAGATTGGTGAAGCAGAGGAAATAAGGAAGAAACAACATAAGTTATGTCACAATTTAGTAAATCAAGTAGTTAAGGAAGAGCCCAGAGATTATCCTGTTCCAAAAACGTCTGATTTAATTGTTGAAGCTGTGATACAGCTAGAGAAAGAAGTTCACAGTGTGTACAGAGTTCACGAGAATATGGAAGCAATGCTTTCAGAGATAAAAGAAGATATATCTTA TTTAAAAGACAAAATGATGGGTCTTGACAAAATGAAGACGGCTTCTTTAAATGCTGCTAAATTGTTAGCTACTGCAAATTATAATAGAGAATATAGAACAGTGAGAAGCATGTTCAAGGAAGTGAAAGAAGATTTG TTTACTGTAGTGAATAAGATCTTCCCAGAGAATGAAAAATTCCATAAATACTTAGCG ACGCTAATCTCACAATACACAAAGGGTGGTGATGATTTATATGTAGATGTTACGCCTGAGACTTATGATTTAGTAAATTTTTTACTCGAAGCAGATATTATTAAGCATCATAGTACGGATAAAACTAAAGTCAAGTTAGCAAATATGTTATAA
- the 128up gene encoding GTP-binding protein 128up has translation MSTILEKIASIEAEMARTQKNKATSGHLGLLKAKLAKLRRELITPKGGGGGGEQGFEVAKTGDARIGFVGFPSVGKSTLLSTLAGVYSEVAAYEFTTLTTVPGCIKYKGAKIQLLDLPGIIEGAKDGKGRGRQVIAVARTCSLIFIVLDVLKPLGHKRLIEHELEGFGLRLNKQPPNINFRKKDKGGINFQTTCAQSELDLETVKTILSEYRIHNADITLRYDATSDDLIDVIEGNRVYVPCIYLLNKIDQISIEELDIIYKIPHCVPISAHHKWNFDDLLEKMWEYLQLVRIYTKPKGQLPDYNSPVVLNRERRTVEDFCNKLHRSIAKEFKYALVWGSSVKHQPQKVGKDHVLCDEDVVQIVKKV, from the exons ATGAGCACAATACTTGAAAAGATAGCTTCGATTGAAGCTGAG ATGGCTCGCACCCAAAAAAATAAAGCCACCTCTGGTCATTTAGGTTTACTAAAAGCCAAATTGGCCAAACTTAGGAGAGAGCTAATAACTCCTAAAGGTGGTGGAGGTGGTGGTGAGCAAGGTTTCGAAGTGGCCAAAACTGGTGATGCTAGAATAGGTTTTGTTG GCTTTCCATCTGTGGGTAAATCTACATTATTGAGTACTCTCGCTGGTGTATATTCTGAAGTGGCAGCTTACGAGTTTACAACTCTTACTACTGTCCCTggttgtataaaatacaagggTGCAAAAATACAG TTATTAGATCTTCCTGGTATCATTGAAGGTGCTAAAGATGGTAAGGGCCGTGGAAGACAGGTTATAGCAGTTGCTAGAACCTGCAGTTTAATATTCATTGTTCTGGATGTTTTAAAACCACTTGGGCACAAAAGATTGATAGAACATGAATTAGAAGGTTTCGGATTACGATTAAACAAACAACCACCAAATATCAACTTCAGAAAAAAGGACAAAGGTGGCATCAATTTTCAGACTACG TGTGCACAATCGGAGCTCGACTTGGAAACGGTCAAAACTATTCTGTCAGAGTATAGAATCCATAATGCAGATATTACATTACGATACGACGCTACTTCCGATGATCTGATCGATGTCATTGAAGGGAATCGTGTTTATGTACCGTGTATTTATTTGCTCAACAAAATAG ATCAAATTAGTATCGAAGAGTTAGACATTATTTACAAAATACCACACTGTGTACCTATTTCTGCTCATCACAAATGGAACTTCGACGATCTTCTTGAGAAGATGTGGGAATACTTGCAGCTGGTCAGAAT TTACACAAAGCCTAAAGGTCAACTTCCGGATTATAATTCTCCAGTAGTGCTGAACAGAGAGAGAAGAACTGTTGAAGATTTTTGTAACAAACTTCACCGATCTATTGCAAAAGAATTTAAATA TGCTCTTGTATGGGGATCATCAGTAAAACATCAGCCACAGAAAGTAGGAAAAGATCACGTATTATGTGACGAGGATGTTGTGCAAATTGTGAAAAAAGTATAA
- the Dila gene encoding centrosomal protein dilatory — MKGSETLLTTTSKVQLSNMINISHPKIQSKPPIKKSFPAKNIKPKLIEMTQERIAGDKENIPENLGVIAEKADYNQNIIETTTNSFEQLCSMINDLERNITGEVTEIDHLQLEPEKDDSKEKHAANGETTYDNIMSFLAKLEEGTLDESMVNVPEVDHAMLQKAFKNSQVLPCIDYDSIVTEVENHLPPTFKEDLATARLQLEEKNATITLLKEQLRSERKSACEKLDAQRKSSSSKLQAQDDKYKGIVKRHQKFIEQLISEKTELTEKCNSLVQKVKDIETKMQRDMKAAADRHLVELQRAKEHYAAAEKIKRERWIEARTTKIKEMTVKGLETELRNMMEQHSEEIQGLRNAHMKELQDTELRAIRRSNQQLEQLRLELTASHDRMLSNEKNILWTRYKEKLEEQENQFNMQQIKLLDEMQRDRKKFEEERAKRDAEKESALQQMHQQYQQDIETLKQQHSADKKSLQESLRIEWEAWLADYKKQQNLRIEQLETNIRDKCNKERDRQIELAIERIEQDSRNEKLTLQQNFDCKLRSLKDKFETDLQTAIDNEQFHKGKLTQVKEKLDGTETQLRKVESKLQECAFELNNANEVIKRLSAEKDNAKKLARQEIEAEKRELEEKIASLYQEITQNNANRDISTAQLYSRIKLVMTQKVLTIKNLTKELNDAKSKCEHLEKLLDQQRREYILKSL; from the exons ATGAAAGGCTCTGAAACATTACTCACTACGACTTCGAAAGTGCAGTTGTCGAATATGATTAACATCAGTCACCCAAAGATACAGAGTAAACCACCCATCAAGAAATCTTTCCCCGCAAAGAATATCAAaccaaaattaatagaaatgaCACAAGAAAGGATCGCTGGTGACAAAGAAAATATCCCCGAAAATCTTGGTGTGATAGCAGAGAAAGCAGACTACAATCAGAATATCATCGAAACGACGACTAATTCGTTCGAACAGCTCTGCAGCATGATCAACGATCTTGAGAGAAACATTACTGGCGAAGTGACGGAAATCGATCATCTTCAG CTAGAACCAGAGAAAGACGACTCGAAAGAGAAACATGCAGCAAATGGGGAAACCACTTACGATAACATTATGTCCTTCCTGGCGAAATTGGAAGAGG GTACACTGGACGAATCGATGGTGAACGTGCCTGAGGTGGATCATGCGATGCTTCAAAAGGCTTTCAAGAATTCGCAAGTGTTACCTTGTATTGACTATGACAG CATCGTCACAGAGGTAGAGAACCATCTACCCCCCACGTTCAAAGAAGACTTGGCCACAGCACGGTTGCAACTCGAAGAGAAAAACGCTACCATAACTCTCTTGAAGGAGCAGCTGAGATCCGAGAGGAAGTCAGCCTGCGAGAAATTGGACGCCCAACGAAAAAGTAGTTCTTCCAAGTTACAGGCGCAGGACGACAAATACAAAGGAATCGTAAAGAGACATCAGAAGTTCATCGAGCAACTGATCTCAGAGAAGACTGAACTGACTGAAAAATGCAATTCGCTGGTCCAAAAAGTGAAGGACATCGAGACGAAGATGCAAAGGGATATGAAGGCCGCTGCTGATAGGCACCTAGTAGAGTTGCAAAGGGCGAAGGAACACTACGCTGCAGCTGAAAAAATCAAGAGGGAAAGATGGATAGAGGCCAGGACGACGAAGATCAAG GAGATGACAGTAAAGGGACTGGAGACCGAATTGCGAAACATGATGGAGCAACATTCAGAAGAAattcaaggattgaggaacgcacACATGAAGGAGCTGCAGGACACAGAATTGCGCGCGATACGACGATCGAATCAACAGTTGGAACAATTGCGATTAGAGCTCACTGCTAGTCATGACAGGATGTTGAGTAACGAGAAGAACATTTTGTGGACCAG ATACAAAGAAAAATTGGAAGAACAAGAGAATCAATTCAACATGCAACAAATAAAGCTCCTGGATGAGATGCAACGCGACAGGAAAAAATTCGAGGAGGAACGAGCAAAACGTGATGCTGAGAAAGAGTCTGCTTTGCAACAAATGCATCAACAGTACCAG CAAGATATAGAAACTCTGAAGCAACAGCATTCGGCAGATAAAAAATCGCTACAAGAGTCTCTGAGGATAGAATGGGAGGCTTGGCTTGCTGACTACAAAAAACAACAGAATCTAAGGATCGAACAATTGGAGACTAACATACGAGACAAGTGCAACAAGGAAAGGGATCGACAAATAGAACTCGCTATCGAAAGAATTGAACAGGATTCTCGCAATGAAAAATTGACTCTTCAGCAAAACTTCGACTGTAAGCTTAG ATCTTTAAAAGACAAGTTTGAAACAGACTTGCAAACTGCTATCGACAATGAACAGTTCCACAAAGGTAAGTTGACGCAGGTGAAAGAAAAGCTTGATGGAACCGAAACACAactacggaaagtagaaagtaaACTACAAGAATGTGCATTCGAGTTGAATAACGCGAACGAG GTGATAAAACGTTTGAGTGCGGAAAAGGATAACGCTAAGAAATTAGCGAGACAAGAGATTGAAGCAGAAAAAAGGGAATTGGAAGAAAAGATTGCTTCCCTTTACCAAGAAATAACGCAGAATAATGCAAACAGAGACATTTCGACAGCTCAATTATACAGCAG AATTAAATTGGTCATGACTCAGAAGGTTCTAACGATAAAAAATCTTACTAAAGAACTCAATGATGCTAAGTCGAAGTGTGAACACTTAGAAAAATTATTGGACCAGCAACGGAGGGAATATATCTTGAAAAGTTTATGA